Proteins from a genomic interval of Lolium perenne isolate Kyuss_39 chromosome 1, Kyuss_2.0, whole genome shotgun sequence:
- the LOC127305841 gene encoding sucrose transport protein SUT5 isoform X1 — MEEDRGDQKPLELAIKRIVSAKLLVKPRDNNGGSLLRLFLASSVSGAIHYGWGMQISILTPYAQLLGVPHMFASLICSSGPLAGVLVNPTLNYHSDRCTMRMGRRRPFILVGCLLLSISAMVIGYSPDIGHYLGDPKIKCGVFSVRKGASAMVIFGFWLLDFANNTVRGVTRAMMDDLSVGNKYGPQIGYVLFCFWGSVGVTLGLAAGATGKWPGWFPWLKTEACCHVCANIKGSCIASVVYIVITMALTMAFADEQPIEKKDVDTSHVQSFSNPFKCLKNMSPSTTQLFILTGLSWLALYPFFIYNTDWMGREIYHGNPRGSREELHMYTNGFRQGCIGLILSVITRTITTAFIPKLCHKLTARTVWALSNFLMCLLMLTAVIISVLSSNGYRPSSRHSRTEPDPTLVAIALGIFALLGISGSITQCVPMALAFHIAATEGGDSQGNAVGAISIAIVMPQVLAVLTTGPIDNACGDGGNTPGFALSAALAFLSWFLGLLLLSRKSDISYSMPLL; from the exons ATGGAGGAGGACCGTGGTGATCAAAAGCCACTGGAGCtggccatcaagaggattgtgtccGCCAAACTTTTGGTCAAGCCTCGTGACAACAACGGTGGCAGCCTCCTCCGGCTGTTCCTAGCATCCAGTGTCTCCGGGGCAATCCACTATGGCTGGGGGATGCAGATCTCTATCCTCACACCGTATGCTCAG CTTCTTGGAGTTCCACACATGTTTGCTTCCCTTATTTGCAGCTCTGGACCTTTGGCTGGAGTTTTG GTAAATCCCACGCTCAATTACCACAGTGACCGATGCACAATGAGGATGGGACGCAGGAGGCCATTCATCCTAGTTGGATGCCTCCTCCTCTCCATTTCG GCCATGGTCATTGGTTATTCACCAGACATTGGGCACTACCTCGGAGACCCCAAAATAAAATGCGG TGTCTTTAGTGTCCGCAAAGGTGCTTCCGCCATGGTCATCTTCGGTTTTTGGCTCCTCGACTTTGCCAACAACACAGTTCGAGGGGTTACCCGTGCTATGATGGATGATCTATCCG TGGGTAATAAATATGGCCCCCAAATCGGCTATGTTCTTTTTTGCTTTTGGGGGAGTGTTGGAGTCACTCTGGGCTTAGCAGCCGGCGCGACTGGAAAATGGCCAGG GTGGTTCCCTTGGCTAAAGACTGAAGCTTGTTGTCACGTTTGCGCAAACATTAAGGGTTCCTGCATTGCAAGTGTG GTGTATATTGTCATCACCATGGCACTCACCATGGCCTTCGCCGACGAACAGCCAATTGAAAAGAAAGATGTTGACACATCCCACGTTCAGTCTTTCAGCAATCCATTCAAGTGTTTGAAGAACATGTCTCCGTCTACGACGCAATTATTCATTTTGACGGGATTGTCATGG CTAGCTTTGTACCCCTTCTTTATTTACAACACCGACTGGATGGGTCGCGAGATTTACCATGGCAACCCTCGAGGGTCGAGGGAAGAGTTGCATATGTATACCAACGGTTTCCGCCAGGGTTGCATTGGACTCATACTTTCCGTCATTACGCGCACAATCACTACCGCCTTCATCCCCAAGTTGTGCCACAAGCTAACAGCAAGGACTGTCTGGGCGTTGAGCAACTTCCTCATGTGTCTCCTTATGTTGACAGCTGTTATCATCAGCGTCCTATCCAGCAATGGATACAGGCCTTCCTCCAGACATAGCCGCACGGAACCTGATCCAACTCTCGTGGCAATTGCGCTCGGCATCTTTGCACTACTGGGAATTTCAGGGTCCATAACACAATGTGTGCCAATGGCACTTGCTTTTCATATAGCTGCTACAGAGGGTGGGGACAGCCAGGGCAACGCCGTTGGTGCCATTTCCATTGCTATTGTCATGCCACAG GTGCTAGCGGTGCTCACGACCGGCCCAATCGACAATGCTTGCGGTGACGGGGGAAACACACCGGGCTTTGCCCTCAGCGCTGCCCTGGCCTTTCTTTCTTGGTTTCTCGGACTCTTGTTGCTGTCCAGGAAAAGCGACATATCTTATTCAATGCCTCTGTTATGA
- the LOC127305841 gene encoding sucrose transport protein SUT5 isoform X2: MAGGCRSLSSHRMLSFLEFHTCLLPLFAALDLWLEFCDRCTMRMGRRRPFILVGCLLLSISAMVIGYSPDIGHYLGDPKIKCGVFSVRKGASAMVIFGFWLLDFANNTVRGVTRAMMDDLSVGNKYGPQIGYVLFCFWGSVGVTLGLAAGATGKWPGWFPWLKTEACCHVCANIKGSCIASVVYIVITMALTMAFADEQPIEKKDVDTSHVQSFSNPFKCLKNMSPSTTQLFILTGLSWLALYPFFIYNTDWMGREIYHGNPRGSREELHMYTNGFRQGCIGLILSVITRTITTAFIPKLCHKLTARTVWALSNFLMCLLMLTAVIISVLSSNGYRPSSRHSRTEPDPTLVAIALGIFALLGISGSITQCVPMALAFHIAATEGGDSQGNAVGAISIAIVMPQVLAVLTTGPIDNACGDGGNTPGFALSAALAFLSWFLGLLLLSRKSDISYSMPLL; encoded by the exons ATGGCTGGGGGATGCAGATCTCTATCCTCACACCGTATGCTCAG CTTCTTGGAGTTCCACACATGTTTGCTTCCCTTATTTGCAGCTCTGGACCTTTGGCTGGAGTTTTG TGACCGATGCACAATGAGGATGGGACGCAGGAGGCCATTCATCCTAGTTGGATGCCTCCTCCTCTCCATTTCG GCCATGGTCATTGGTTATTCACCAGACATTGGGCACTACCTCGGAGACCCCAAAATAAAATGCGG TGTCTTTAGTGTCCGCAAAGGTGCTTCCGCCATGGTCATCTTCGGTTTTTGGCTCCTCGACTTTGCCAACAACACAGTTCGAGGGGTTACCCGTGCTATGATGGATGATCTATCCG TGGGTAATAAATATGGCCCCCAAATCGGCTATGTTCTTTTTTGCTTTTGGGGGAGTGTTGGAGTCACTCTGGGCTTAGCAGCCGGCGCGACTGGAAAATGGCCAGG GTGGTTCCCTTGGCTAAAGACTGAAGCTTGTTGTCACGTTTGCGCAAACATTAAGGGTTCCTGCATTGCAAGTGTG GTGTATATTGTCATCACCATGGCACTCACCATGGCCTTCGCCGACGAACAGCCAATTGAAAAGAAAGATGTTGACACATCCCACGTTCAGTCTTTCAGCAATCCATTCAAGTGTTTGAAGAACATGTCTCCGTCTACGACGCAATTATTCATTTTGACGGGATTGTCATGG CTAGCTTTGTACCCCTTCTTTATTTACAACACCGACTGGATGGGTCGCGAGATTTACCATGGCAACCCTCGAGGGTCGAGGGAAGAGTTGCATATGTATACCAACGGTTTCCGCCAGGGTTGCATTGGACTCATACTTTCCGTCATTACGCGCACAATCACTACCGCCTTCATCCCCAAGTTGTGCCACAAGCTAACAGCAAGGACTGTCTGGGCGTTGAGCAACTTCCTCATGTGTCTCCTTATGTTGACAGCTGTTATCATCAGCGTCCTATCCAGCAATGGATACAGGCCTTCCTCCAGACATAGCCGCACGGAACCTGATCCAACTCTCGTGGCAATTGCGCTCGGCATCTTTGCACTACTGGGAATTTCAGGGTCCATAACACAATGTGTGCCAATGGCACTTGCTTTTCATATAGCTGCTACAGAGGGTGGGGACAGCCAGGGCAACGCCGTTGGTGCCATTTCCATTGCTATTGTCATGCCACAG GTGCTAGCGGTGCTCACGACCGGCCCAATCGACAATGCTTGCGGTGACGGGGGAAACACACCGGGCTTTGCCCTCAGCGCTGCCCTGGCCTTTCTTTCTTGGTTTCTCGGACTCTTGTTGCTGTCCAGGAAAAGCGACATATCTTATTCAATGCCTCTGTTATGA